Proteins from a genomic interval of Caldanaerovirga acetigignens:
- a CDS encoding nucleotidyltransferase domain-containing protein, with protein sequence MQEFGKDFDVRVYKIDETEKEWIINFITEELKKIEGIRFAILHGSFLSDLPFHDIDVAVFYDDNLSEHKQGELDIKLSVELTNKLSMPIDLHGLNRSSITFCYEVVKGRLLFARDIEEFWEFREDVAMKYMDFKVFIEEGLKDLLEIY encoded by the coding sequence GTGCAGGAGTTTGGAAAAGATTTTGATGTAAGGGTTTATAAAATTGATGAAACGGAAAAGGAGTGGATTATAAATTTCATAACCGAAGAATTGAAAAAGATAGAAGGAATAAGATTTGCGATTCTTCACGGCTCGTTTTTGTCAGATCTTCCTTTTCACGACATAGATGTGGCGGTATTTTACGATGATAATTTATCCGAACATAAACAAGGCGAATTGGATATTAAATTGAGCGTAGAACTCACAAACAAATTATCCATGCCCATCGACCTTCATGGGTTGAATAGAAGTTCAATTACCTTTTGCTACGAGGTCGTTAAGGGAAGGTTGCTTTTTGCTAGGGACATTGAAGAATTCTGGGAATTCAGAGAAGATGTTGCTATGAAATATATGGATTTTAAAGTATTCATAGAAGAGGGTTTAAAGGATTTATTAGAAATTTATTAG
- the hepT gene encoding type VII toxin-antitoxin system HepT family RNase toxin has translation MLKEYAKRQDEVFLNNKEAVMASRYYFIVMIEAATNIANHICARLLNKVPSTYSETFLLLGESGLIKKELAINLAQMAKFRNLLVHSYGVIDDRRMLKIMREDLVDVENFLRSLGELIKL, from the coding sequence TTGCTTAAGGAATATGCAAAAAGACAAGATGAGGTCTTTCTAAATAATAAGGAAGCAGTAATGGCTTCCAGATATTATTTTATTGTAATGATCGAAGCAGCTACAAATATAGCAAATCATATTTGTGCAAGATTGTTAAATAAAGTTCCTTCAACATATTCAGAAACTTTTTTACTCTTGGGCGAAAGTGGGTTAATAAAAAAGGAGTTAGCTATCAATTTGGCTCAAATGGCAAAATTCAGAAATCTACTGGTTCATAGTTATGGGGTAATAGATGATAGGCGAATGCTTAAAATTATGAGAGAAGATTTAGTGGATGTCGAGAACTTTCTAAGAAGTCTCGGGGAATTGATAAAATTGTGA
- a CDS encoding S8 family peptidase: MIPALFLYCSFLVVALKALSEKGKKKRYKIVGFKQGVGILQSRNILETYGIKIKKELPLVDACLCEVEPHNAKVQQLSEDPFIEYIEDDYEAAIQVMPYAVSVKPKGQEIPWGVKKISALPVWKVSKGDKVRVGVVDTGVDLDHPDLKENVKEACGFLDCKNVIDDNGHGTHVAGTIAALDNDIGVVGVAPKVEIYSAKAFDKNGKSTVSGIVEALNWCLKKEVQVVNMSFGIKNNSITLRRAVKALHKSGVVLVAAAGNAGGENSLLYPAKYPEVIAVAACSQDGRPANFTSTGPEVDVTAPGVDILSTYKGGHYKLMSGTSMAAPHVSGAAALLLSIYKITCEQVKEILKDSAEDLGLPKEKQGAGLIDVEKAVMSINKFRRGKDEGI; this comes from the coding sequence GTGATTCCGGCGCTTTTTTTATACTGCTCTTTTCTTGTCGTGGCGTTAAAAGCTTTAAGCGAAAAAGGCAAAAAAAAGCGATACAAGATAGTCGGCTTTAAACAGGGTGTGGGAATACTGCAGTCCCGGAATATTCTCGAAACTTACGGAATAAAGATTAAAAAGGAACTGCCGCTTGTAGATGCCTGCCTCTGTGAGGTGGAGCCGCATAATGCCAAAGTCCAGCAGCTTTCCGAAGACCCCTTCATCGAATACATCGAAGACGACTACGAAGCCGCCATTCAGGTTATGCCTTACGCCGTAAGCGTAAAGCCCAAAGGCCAGGAAATACCCTGGGGGGTCAAAAAAATCTCGGCCCTGCCGGTGTGGAAAGTATCAAAAGGGGATAAAGTCCGCGTAGGTGTGGTTGATACCGGCGTAGACCTTGACCACCCCGACTTGAAGGAAAATGTTAAAGAAGCTTGTGGCTTTTTGGACTGCAAAAACGTCATCGACGACAACGGCCACGGCACCCACGTGGCCGGGACCATTGCAGCACTGGACAACGACATAGGGGTGGTAGGAGTAGCGCCTAAAGTTGAAATATATTCGGCAAAAGCCTTCGACAAAAACGGGAAAAGCACCGTCTCCGGCATCGTGGAAGCCTTGAACTGGTGCCTTAAAAAAGAAGTCCAGGTGGTCAACATGAGCTTCGGCATCAAAAACAACAGCATAACCCTGCGGAGGGCGGTTAAGGCCCTGCACAAAAGCGGTGTCGTGCTGGTCGCGGCAGCGGGCAATGCAGGAGGAGAAAATTCGCTGCTTTATCCTGCCAAATACCCGGAGGTAATCGCCGTCGCTGCCTGCAGCCAGGACGGAAGGCCGGCAAACTTTACGAGCACAGGCCCGGAGGTAGATGTGACCGCACCCGGGGTCGACATCCTGTCCACCTACAAGGGTGGCCATTACAAGCTGATGAGCGGCACTTCCATGGCTGCGCCTCACGTGTCGGGGGCAGCGGCACTGCTTCTTTCGATTTACAAAATTACTTGCGAACAGGTAAAAGAAATTCTAAAGGACTCTGCCGAGGACCTGGGCCTTCCGAAAGAAAAGCAGGGGGCGGGCCTTATAGATGTCGAAAAGGCGGTAATGAGCATAAATAAATTCAGGAGGGGGAAAGATGAAGGAATTTGA